The following proteins are co-located in the bacterium genome:
- a CDS encoding polysaccharide deacetylase family protein, whose product MSGSIPFSERNTPWRGGLDLVTGCYPAFLFGGSLGRWLPVFHFHEATVAGLEPYLQYLVENGYHTVTSEAIAAYVRKGIHPGPKSVALCFDDAWASLWTVTAPLLKKHGLQAITYVSPARMPDLAVLRPTLESPEGAPVDVDSSVTPFTSWAELRALQGAGTVDIQAHTLGHTMIFADACIGGFVTPGFLRHPHLYPLLDTGAGERYLTPADLGAPLYTQRSRYSDALRYDNPAAFEACVRKVRENGGADFFTRPDWDRDLRQLASSCAGRQETPAQRDAAIFNDLLAARQQLNARLNTDTVRHMCFPWAIASKPGEGAAEKAGYVTAFGDRLFGRRAVRAGDPPYRLMRLKHQLLYGLPGRGRRTFFQK is encoded by the coding sequence ATGAGCGGCTCGATTCCATTTTCTGAACGAAACACACCGTGGCGCGGGGGCTTGGACCTCGTGACAGGGTGTTATCCTGCTTTTCTGTTCGGCGGTTCGCTGGGCCGCTGGCTGCCGGTGTTCCATTTTCACGAAGCCACGGTGGCCGGGTTGGAGCCCTATCTGCAATATCTGGTAGAAAACGGCTATCATACGGTGACCTCGGAGGCCATTGCCGCCTATGTCCGTAAAGGCATTCATCCGGGCCCGAAATCGGTGGCCCTCTGTTTTGACGACGCCTGGGCGAGTTTATGGACGGTGACGGCACCCTTGTTGAAAAAACATGGGCTTCAAGCCATTACCTATGTCAGTCCCGCGCGCATGCCTGACCTGGCCGTCTTGCGGCCGACTCTTGAAAGCCCGGAAGGGGCGCCGGTGGATGTTGATTCCTCGGTAACGCCTTTTACGTCCTGGGCAGAACTGCGGGCCTTGCAGGGGGCGGGTACGGTGGACATCCAGGCCCATACTCTGGGCCATACCATGATTTTCGCCGATGCCTGCATCGGCGGTTTTGTCACGCCCGGGTTCCTGCGCCACCCCCACCTTTATCCGCTGCTGGATACGGGAGCCGGGGAGCGCTACCTGACGCCAGCTGATTTAGGGGCGCCGCTCTATACCCAGCGCTCCCGCTACTCCGATGCCCTCCGCTATGATAATCCGGCGGCCTTTGAGGCGTGTGTCCGGAAGGTCCGTGAGAATGGCGGGGCAGACTTCTTCACCCGGCCTGACTGGGACCGTGACCTGCGCCAGCTCGCGTCGTCGTGTGCGGGCCGCCAGGAAACTCCGGCTCAGCGGGATGCGGCTATTTTCAATGACCTGTTGGCCGCGCGCCAGCAACTGAATGCCCGGCTGAATACGGACACGGTCCGTCATATGTGTTTTCCCTGGGCCATTGCAAGTAAGCCCGGCGAGGGTGCCGCGGAAAAGGCCGGGTATGTGACCGCCTTTGGCGATCGGCTGTTCGGGCGCCGTGCGGTCCGCGCCGGGGATCCGCCTTACCGTCTGATGCGTCTGAAGCATCAGCTGCTCTATGGTCTGCCAGGACGCGGACGGCGAACGTTCTTTCAAAAATGA
- a CDS encoding glycosyltransferase family 4 protein: MKPRVCLLTDSYYPVVGGGEAHARLLCGEFQRLGVPVFVLTGHKVATSPAFETRDGVAVHRVPPAGYPRLGKYLMLGSSFWRLIRMRREYDVLYVCGIRTLGLVAVLAALLLGKKCVLRAESRGEVSGGFIWEKTDGRVNRLLKLMFIGSIGLRNVFLKKADAFLSIASVIRDEYEACRVPGEKIVEIPNGIDVERFCPVSPEARASLRRKLGLPEGRLFAYTGKLNRGKGLEFLVRVWKDWVPQHPDCRLLLIGSGAMQFLSCEKELRDYVDQNGLQGSVIFAGSVSNVQEYLQASDFFLFASESEALPLALLEALATGLPTVASDIGGCRAIITDGREGRLVPPNDPVAWVAGLDALLNHPAMSENWGKAGRATVVQKFSITHVAEQHLALFARIASVAS; this comes from the coding sequence ATGAAACCCCGTGTTTGCCTTTTGACCGACTCCTATTACCCGGTGGTGGGGGGTGGGGAAGCGCATGCCCGGCTATTGTGCGGGGAATTCCAGCGGTTGGGGGTTCCTGTTTTTGTTCTGACTGGCCATAAGGTGGCGACGTCTCCGGCTTTTGAGACCCGGGATGGCGTGGCAGTGCACCGGGTGCCGCCGGCCGGCTATCCTCGACTTGGGAAATATCTGATGCTGGGGTCGAGTTTCTGGCGCCTGATCCGGATGCGGCGCGAGTATGATGTGCTGTATGTGTGCGGGATCCGCACGCTAGGGCTGGTTGCGGTGCTGGCGGCCCTGCTGCTTGGAAAAAAATGCGTGTTGAGGGCTGAATCCCGGGGCGAGGTGTCCGGTGGTTTCATCTGGGAGAAAACGGACGGCCGGGTGAATCGCTTGCTAAAGCTTATGTTTATTGGTTCGATCGGGCTTCGTAATGTTTTCCTTAAAAAGGCGGATGCGTTCCTGAGCATTGCCTCAGTGATCAGGGATGAGTATGAAGCTTGCCGGGTGCCGGGTGAAAAGATCGTTGAAATCCCGAACGGGATCGACGTGGAGCGGTTTTGTCCGGTGTCCCCTGAGGCCAGGGCGTCGTTGCGCCGGAAACTGGGACTGCCTGAGGGGCGCTTGTTTGCCTATACCGGAAAACTGAATCGGGGTAAGGGTCTGGAGTTTCTGGTGCGTGTCTGGAAAGACTGGGTCCCGCAACATCCGGACTGCAGGCTCTTGCTGATCGGCTCCGGTGCCATGCAGTTTCTCTCCTGTGAAAAAGAGCTGCGTGACTATGTCGACCAGAACGGCTTGCAGGGCTCGGTGATCTTTGCCGGGAGTGTGAGTAATGTTCAGGAGTATCTGCAGGCTTCGGACTTTTTCCTGTTTGCATCTGAAAGTGAGGCCCTGCCGCTCGCCTTGCTTGAGGCTCTGGCGACCGGCCTTCCCACCGTGGCCTCAGACATTGGCGGCTGCCGGGCGATTATCACCGATGGCCGGGAAGGCCGGCTGGTGCCTCCCAATGATCCGGTGGCCTGGGTGGCAGGGCTGGATGCCCTGCTGAATCATCCGGCCATGTCGGAAAACTGGGGCAAGGCGGGGCGCGCTACCGTGGTTCAGAAATTCAGCATTACCCATGTAGCGGAGCAGCACCTCGCCCTTTTTGCACGGATCGCGAGCGTGGCCTCGTGA
- a CDS encoding glycoside hydrolase family 9 protein produces MGGMVTTDWTEVKNLHPRLTAIAHFCIISGMKITTPALFVCCVLVTLGTFPSPLHAEPAVKESKPGIYASAAKTIDKVYVYSPQWLLLINDYMDETEALIYADAKQAFDDRNKDLLDLETTGNPNWPRYKQRALLWKIGYEKLSTQHIWMKNPANFTLSSPDDPNYRQPVNPEKVSYWANSLGTRDYAPDAPLRECFDYVIGHCAYLKWPFPLQCGKKYTVQQADGRRYEFIFNDTRVITPAIKVNQVGYLPDAPKKYAYLGEWIPLVGPVDYSAFRTFQICDATTHAVCFEGKILLRSKDTATWGMKKQERYSGEDVYEMDFTAFSQSGAYYIRVPGMGRSYEFIIDKNALGEAFYTATRGFFHQRCGCALESKYTAWTRNTCHHTPIGTCKLVGNMGAWRLDDGSSVNKIKQFDFEVVRQTADTNKTYDVWGGWHDAADYDRRNSHHVPVWDLLLLYDLNPTAFTDGQLNLPESGNGIPDLLDEARYGIDVWKRSQQPDGSVSGRIETFSHPQHKGMPDKDTDPYFLSLPDRVSTMYYAASASMFARLVKPFNPAIAAEYLATAEKAYQWANNPAHSKDGMKITVTLQGPTDKTPTPKTLTLIEKEGDHDFQGGMAAANLAVLTGNKAYISDLNTKFGANNVRYFKSYPNYNLNYAVLYELASLDLPGLNPEIREKAKTELVAFANEAITNAMDVPYRHSWREQKSRRWGGAVSASWARYLILAWKLTGEEKYRLWALLNADFLLGCNPLSLVQTTGIGDAYIPVVQDQETRRDGILDPVPGITPYGIITTPFGVIQNVVSMNIPDSPTSDKVQHRIDFLDKAAYNAKGDLIVPLWRAIGPHGYRDPLCNEFTVQETIGPVALMLGAFLDKGWMPSDPLKNRQPRQRNEMNGFFWAP; encoded by the coding sequence ATGGGCGGAATGGTGACGACAGACTGGACGGAAGTCAAGAATTTGCATCCCCGCTTGACTGCAATAGCTCATTTCTGCATCATCTCCGGCATGAAAATCACCACGCCCGCCCTTTTTGTTTGCTGTGTGTTAGTGACCCTGGGAACCTTCCCGTCCCCCCTTCACGCCGAACCGGCCGTCAAAGAATCGAAACCTGGAATTTACGCCTCCGCCGCCAAAACCATCGACAAGGTTTATGTGTATTCCCCTCAGTGGCTGCTGCTGATTAATGATTACATGGACGAAACCGAGGCGTTGATCTACGCCGATGCCAAGCAGGCGTTCGATGACCGCAACAAGGACCTTCTGGATCTCGAGACCACCGGGAACCCGAATTGGCCCCGCTATAAACAGCGTGCGCTCCTCTGGAAAATCGGTTACGAGAAACTGAGCACACAACATATCTGGATGAAAAACCCCGCCAATTTCACCCTTAGCAGTCCGGATGATCCGAACTACCGCCAGCCGGTGAATCCCGAAAAGGTCAGCTATTGGGCCAATTCGCTAGGGACCCGCGACTACGCGCCCGACGCCCCCTTGCGGGAGTGTTTCGATTACGTCATCGGGCATTGCGCCTATTTGAAATGGCCCTTCCCCCTTCAGTGCGGGAAAAAATACACCGTGCAACAAGCCGATGGACGGAGGTATGAGTTCATCTTCAATGACACCCGCGTGATCACGCCTGCCATCAAGGTGAATCAGGTCGGCTACCTGCCCGATGCACCCAAAAAATACGCCTATCTGGGCGAGTGGATTCCGCTGGTCGGGCCGGTTGACTATTCCGCCTTCCGTACATTCCAGATTTGCGATGCCACCACCCATGCTGTCTGTTTCGAAGGAAAGATCCTGTTGCGCAGCAAAGATACCGCCACGTGGGGCATGAAAAAACAGGAGCGCTACAGCGGGGAAGATGTCTATGAAATGGACTTCACCGCCTTCAGCCAATCTGGCGCGTATTACATCCGTGTGCCGGGTATGGGCCGCTCCTATGAATTCATTATCGACAAAAACGCCTTGGGCGAGGCGTTCTATACGGCCACCCGCGGCTTCTTTCATCAACGCTGCGGTTGCGCCCTGGAGTCAAAATACACGGCCTGGACACGCAATACCTGTCACCACACACCCATCGGGACCTGCAAGCTGGTGGGCAATATGGGAGCCTGGCGGCTGGATGACGGCAGCAGCGTCAACAAGATCAAGCAGTTTGATTTCGAGGTGGTCCGGCAAACGGCCGACACCAACAAGACCTACGACGTCTGGGGTGGCTGGCATGATGCCGCCGACTACGATCGCCGCAATTCGCACCATGTGCCCGTTTGGGACCTTCTGCTCCTTTATGACTTGAACCCCACGGCCTTTACGGACGGACAGCTCAACCTCCCGGAAAGCGGCAATGGCATCCCGGACCTGCTGGACGAGGCCCGGTATGGCATCGACGTCTGGAAGCGATCCCAGCAACCCGATGGCTCGGTCTCCGGCCGCATCGAAACCTTCAGTCATCCTCAACACAAGGGCATGCCGGACAAGGATACCGATCCCTATTTTCTTTCCCTGCCCGACCGGGTCAGCACCATGTATTACGCCGCCAGCGCCTCCATGTTTGCGCGTCTGGTCAAGCCGTTCAACCCCGCCATCGCGGCCGAGTACCTGGCCACGGCGGAAAAGGCCTACCAGTGGGCGAACAATCCAGCCCATTCCAAAGATGGCATGAAGATCACGGTCACGCTCCAGGGCCCCACGGATAAGACGCCAACCCCGAAGACCCTGACCCTGATCGAAAAAGAGGGCGATCATGATTTCCAGGGTGGCATGGCCGCAGCGAATCTTGCCGTTCTCACGGGCAATAAAGCGTATATCAGCGATTTGAATACCAAGTTTGGGGCGAACAATGTCCGCTACTTCAAATCCTACCCGAACTACAACCTGAATTACGCCGTCCTCTATGAACTGGCGTCACTCGACCTGCCCGGCCTCAACCCTGAAATCAGGGAAAAAGCTAAAACCGAACTGGTCGCGTTCGCCAATGAGGCGATCACCAATGCCATGGACGTGCCGTACCGGCATTCCTGGCGCGAACAGAAATCCCGCCGGTGGGGTGGCGCCGTATCGGCATCGTGGGCCCGTTATCTGATTTTAGCCTGGAAGCTGACTGGCGAGGAGAAGTACAGGCTATGGGCCCTGCTCAATGCCGATTTCCTATTGGGTTGCAACCCCTTGAGTCTGGTGCAAACCACAGGGATCGGCGATGCCTATATACCCGTGGTGCAGGATCAGGAAACCCGGCGTGACGGCATCCTGGATCCCGTTCCGGGCATTACCCCCTACGGCATCATCACCACCCCCTTCGGCGTCATCCAGAATGTCGTCTCCATGAACATCCCCGATTCACCTACGAGTGACAAGGTGCAGCACCGGATCGATTTCCTGGACAAGGCGGCTTATAACGCCAAAGGCGACCTCATCGTCCCGCTGTGGCGCGCGATCGGGCCGCACGGTTATCGCGACCCGCTCTGCAATGAATTCACGGTGCAGGAGACGATCGGACCGGTGGCATTGATGCTGGGGGCGTTTCTGGACAAGGGATGGATGCCCTCCGATCCGCTGAAAAACCGCCAGCCGCGCCAACGCAACGAGATGAATGGGTTTTTCTGGGCCCCCTGA
- a CDS encoding transcriptional regulator, with the protein QVTPQVTPQVTPQVTPQVVTILERAGQEASASDLQVVLGLKDRVYFLKRYLEPCLTAGWLIRTIPDKPRSSKQKYRLTDQGRSVLAKAK; encoded by the coding sequence CACAAGTCACCCCACAAGTCACCCCACAAGTCACCCCACAAGTCACCCCACAAGTTGTAACGATTTTGGAAAGAGCAGGCCAAGAGGCTAGTGCGTCTGATCTTCAGGTCGTGCTCGGGCTGAAGGATCGAGTGTACTTCCTAAAGCGATATTTAGAGCCTTGTCTGACTGCTGGTTGGTTGATACGAACCATTCCCGACAAACCGCGTAGCAGTAAGCAGAAATACCGCCTTACAGACCAGGGGCGATCCGTGCTTGCTAAAGCCAAGTAA
- a CDS encoding trehalase family glycosidase, with the protein MSKKPIEIIAWSCGGERADDAALNTWQVLRPDGLLPFTGESKFYKARIRSTGAGALVLHLESPRPIRVRAAGERVLDEPLAWRSFQRKVVAALVLPVEAGTPELLIEVGARPCHPSKIDDHCPSRRREAVMRELAAILPDVLRLEGHIHEAVAVHPTALRFLPGQFVKEGWIWQEILIRPVPGSEQSPGTAIRSVAELPPVFITVSGPVVPDRVHDGTTDEERRAGLRHLYIPVASSDPATPVVRKPGPEARPEPRQEVVAQVALRVECPQAVELTMPVFESLGRKAPQREYRALVWPDWETVRANLPEPVLPPDLIHFKALYEEAWQMLLRLVRTPRPESGLPNSYIGTGTNFPHCQFVWDTSFTAMAAAYGWRAIPAQASLDLLYSRQFDGGYLHREHDVRDGTPLLYEPDFSPNPPIMAIAEWKLACLTGDRSRLMKVYPALTELFEWLEANRQLPDGTFWTTGLANGLDNSPSLGDGYPDLTAQMAHHAEMMALMADTLGRPEEAAEWRAKHARIGAALNARLWSESMTFYSTSLPGGGHNPNKVVTGFWPLWAGVVPPERVEPLAVHLKDPASFWRHHPVPSLAADSPHFKPLGQYWLGSTWAPTNYATIKGFQRAGRQALALETTLRHLQCLHDVYKTTGSLWENYCSEASTPGNWSAADYCWTALGPIALLFEVIIGLEPDALNRRLVWTPPMGMNVGAKRYPLGRATVDLQVTHEGSKQVFCIKSDCPFTLEVRRDGECKTVACAVGTTWASFNSADSK; encoded by the coding sequence ATGAGCAAGAAGCCCATAGAGATTATCGCCTGGAGCTGCGGAGGGGAGCGGGCTGATGACGCCGCCCTCAATACCTGGCAGGTCCTGCGACCTGACGGGCTTTTGCCTTTCACCGGTGAGTCAAAGTTTTACAAGGCGCGGATTCGAAGTACCGGGGCGGGGGCTCTGGTGCTTCACCTTGAAAGTCCACGCCCCATCCGCGTCCGGGCGGCCGGTGAGCGGGTGCTTGATGAACCTCTGGCCTGGCGTAGTTTCCAGCGCAAAGTGGTGGCCGCCCTCGTTCTGCCGGTCGAGGCCGGGACGCCTGAATTGCTGATAGAGGTGGGGGCGCGGCCCTGCCACCCCTCCAAGATTGATGACCACTGTCCCTCCCGTCGGCGTGAGGCCGTCATGCGTGAACTTGCGGCCATCCTGCCTGATGTGCTCCGGTTGGAAGGGCATATCCACGAAGCGGTGGCCGTTCACCCGACGGCCCTGCGGTTTCTGCCGGGACAGTTTGTTAAGGAGGGCTGGATCTGGCAGGAAATCCTCATCCGGCCTGTACCGGGCAGCGAGCAGTCGCCAGGAACGGCCATCCGCTCCGTGGCCGAGCTTCCGCCTGTGTTTATTACGGTCAGTGGCCCGGTGGTGCCGGACCGGGTTCACGATGGAACGACTGACGAGGAACGCCGGGCCGGCTTGCGGCATCTCTACATTCCGGTTGCGTCCAGTGACCCTGCCACGCCCGTTGTCCGGAAACCCGGGCCCGAAGCCCGGCCTGAACCCCGGCAGGAAGTCGTGGCGCAGGTGGCCTTGCGCGTGGAATGCCCCCAGGCCGTTGAACTCACCATGCCCGTTTTCGAAAGTCTTGGCCGAAAAGCGCCGCAACGGGAGTATCGGGCCCTTGTGTGGCCGGACTGGGAGACGGTCCGGGCCAATCTTCCTGAACCGGTTCTGCCTCCTGACCTGATTCATTTCAAAGCCTTGTACGAGGAAGCCTGGCAGATGCTGCTCCGGCTGGTGCGGACCCCCCGGCCTGAAAGCGGTCTGCCCAACAGTTACATCGGCACCGGCACCAACTTCCCGCACTGCCAGTTTGTCTGGGACACCTCCTTCACGGCGATGGCCGCCGCCTATGGCTGGCGGGCAATTCCGGCCCAGGCTTCGCTCGATCTGCTGTATTCACGGCAGTTTGACGGCGGATACCTGCACCGCGAGCACGATGTCCGTGACGGTACGCCCTTGCTCTACGAGCCTGACTTCAGTCCCAATCCCCCCATTATGGCCATTGCCGAATGGAAGCTGGCCTGCTTGACGGGCGACCGGTCCCGCTTGATGAAGGTCTATCCGGCCTTGACTGAACTGTTTGAGTGGCTGGAAGCCAATCGCCAACTTCCAGACGGAACTTTCTGGACGACGGGCCTGGCCAATGGACTGGACAACTCCCCCTCGCTCGGGGACGGATATCCTGACCTCACGGCGCAAATGGCACACCATGCGGAAATGATGGCCCTCATGGCCGACACCCTCGGGCGCCCGGAGGAAGCGGCGGAGTGGCGGGCCAAGCATGCCCGGATCGGTGCAGCCCTCAACGCCCGGCTGTGGAGCGAGTCGATGACGTTCTACTCCACCTCTTTGCCAGGGGGCGGACACAACCCGAACAAGGTCGTTACCGGCTTTTGGCCCCTGTGGGCGGGAGTGGTGCCGCCGGAGCGGGTGGAGCCTCTGGCCGTTCATCTCAAGGATCCGGCCAGCTTCTGGCGGCATCATCCGGTTCCCAGTCTGGCGGCGGACTCCCCGCACTTCAAACCATTGGGGCAATATTGGCTCGGCTCCACTTGGGCGCCCACGAATTACGCGACTATTAAGGGCTTCCAGCGGGCAGGCCGGCAGGCGCTGGCCTTGGAGACGACCCTGCGCCACCTCCAGTGTCTACATGATGTCTATAAGACCACCGGCTCACTTTGGGAGAATTATTGCAGCGAGGCGTCCACCCCCGGCAACTGGTCGGCCGCCGATTATTGCTGGACGGCGCTCGGCCCCATTGCCCTCCTGTTCGAGGTGATTATCGGCCTGGAACCGGATGCGCTCAACCGTCGTCTGGTGTGGACTCCCCCCATGGGCATGAATGTGGGCGCAAAGCGGTATCCCCTAGGGCGGGCGACGGTCGATCTGCAGGTGACTCACGAAGGCTCGAAACAGGTGTTCTGTATCAAATCCGATTGCCCATTCACCCTCGAAGTGAGGCGTGACGGGGAGTGTAAAACGGTGGCCTGCGCTGTTGGAACCACCTGGGCCTCTTTTAACTCAGCCGATTCAAAATAG
- a CDS encoding glycoside hydrolase family 78 protein: protein MTIPTHLCCNDLDHPLGVESPHPLFSWIMESGERGQCQTAYEVCVSSTPEGLAGEVADLWSSGLVQSAQSTQVSYAGTPLRSRQRGYWKVRLHDQSGTPGPWSESACFEMGLLRGTDWRAQWIAPADYSMKEVPPAPLLRRAFQLPAGYKKARAYVCGLGYYEFHVNGRRIGDEVLMPAFSRYDRTSYYQTWDVTPALQAGENVLGITLGNGWYNCFTEEVWDYKQAPWRAQPKLRLQLEVELANGRTQRIVSDISWQAGTGPIVFDGLRNGETYDSRREQPGWSAPGFDASTWKKTRIVPSPGGTLRSQQFTPIRVTGSIRPVSVREVKPGVWVFDLGQNIAGWSRVTAHGPAGTTITLRHAEKLDAEGDIDPRNINWFIKSGQCQTDQFILKGEGDEVFQPRFTYHGFQYVQMTGFPGTPTLDSLTGITVHTDFKTQGEFECSHPLLNTIQRAARWSTLGNYHGIPTDCPHREKNGWTGDAHLSAEQVLLNFNPDTAYRKWLRDFHDVQRESGQLPGIIPTGGWGYNWGSGPAWDSALILIPWYLYLYRGDRAVLAENYAAMTRYIAYMTSMASGDTVDFGLGDWCPPVGEASDHKCPIRVTDTAYYYVDVSRVAIIAGLLGKKADAARYRKLAVKIRKAFQKHFLDRGTGMVTGNTQTSMACALYQDLVDPADQPNVLAALVSEVEASHRHIDCGILGTKYLLHILTDLGRADLAYAIATQTDFPSWGHWFEQGATTLWENWNGHASRNHHMFSDISAWFYRGLAGIRPDPGEPGFKNVIIQPAPVPGLDWVKAWHQSPYGRIESRWTQEAGTFRLEVTIPPNSHGEIHLPTSSVASVCIDDRSPSGIPGVEPAGPDSLGRPVFKVPSGHYRFSCAVRRSC, encoded by the coding sequence ATGACCATTCCTACCCATTTGTGCTGTAATGATCTTGACCATCCCCTGGGCGTGGAAAGCCCACACCCCCTGTTCAGTTGGATTATGGAGTCGGGTGAGCGGGGGCAGTGCCAGACCGCTTATGAGGTCTGCGTTTCCTCAACTCCCGAAGGCCTCGCGGGAGAGGTGGCGGATTTATGGAGTAGTGGGCTGGTGCAATCCGCTCAATCCACGCAGGTATCCTATGCCGGCACCCCGCTGCGGTCGAGGCAACGCGGCTACTGGAAGGTGCGACTGCATGACCAGAGCGGTACGCCCGGCCCGTGGAGTGAGTCGGCGTGCTTTGAGATGGGTTTGCTTAGGGGAACCGACTGGCGCGCCCAATGGATTGCGCCGGCGGACTACAGCATGAAGGAGGTGCCACCCGCCCCCCTCTTGAGGCGCGCCTTCCAGTTGCCCGCGGGGTATAAAAAAGCCAGGGCTTATGTGTGCGGTCTTGGCTATTATGAGTTCCATGTCAATGGCCGGCGTATTGGCGACGAGGTGCTGATGCCGGCCTTTTCGCGTTACGATCGCACGTCCTATTATCAGACCTGGGATGTGACCCCGGCGTTGCAGGCCGGGGAGAATGTGCTGGGCATCACCCTGGGTAACGGCTGGTATAATTGTTTCACGGAGGAAGTCTGGGATTACAAGCAGGCGCCCTGGCGCGCCCAACCGAAATTGCGGTTACAACTTGAAGTCGAACTCGCCAATGGCCGGACTCAGCGCATCGTGAGCGATATCAGCTGGCAGGCCGGCACGGGCCCCATTGTGTTTGATGGGCTGCGAAATGGAGAGACCTATGACAGCCGGCGGGAGCAACCCGGCTGGTCGGCACCCGGCTTTGATGCCTCAACTTGGAAAAAAACCAGGATTGTGCCGTCACCCGGCGGGACGCTGCGCTCCCAGCAATTCACGCCCATTCGCGTCACCGGTTCCATCCGGCCGGTGAGCGTACGTGAGGTCAAGCCGGGGGTCTGGGTGTTTGACCTCGGTCAGAACATCGCGGGGTGGTCCCGGGTCACGGCGCACGGGCCTGCCGGAACGACCATCACCCTGCGCCACGCCGAGAAACTGGATGCTGAAGGCGATATTGATCCCCGCAACATCAACTGGTTTATCAAGAGTGGTCAGTGCCAAACCGACCAGTTCATTCTCAAAGGGGAAGGCGATGAGGTGTTCCAGCCCCGTTTCACCTATCACGGGTTCCAGTATGTCCAGATGACCGGGTTTCCGGGAACGCCCACCCTGGACAGTCTGACGGGAATCACCGTACATACGGATTTTAAAACCCAAGGGGAGTTTGAGTGTTCCCATCCGCTTCTGAATACGATCCAGCGCGCCGCGCGCTGGTCCACCCTGGGCAATTACCACGGTATTCCCACCGACTGTCCCCACCGCGAGAAGAACGGCTGGACGGGCGATGCCCATTTGTCAGCCGAACAGGTTCTGTTGAACTTCAACCCTGATACCGCCTACCGGAAGTGGCTGCGGGATTTTCACGACGTCCAGCGGGAGAGCGGGCAACTGCCGGGCATTATTCCAACCGGTGGCTGGGGCTACAACTGGGGGAGTGGTCCAGCCTGGGACAGCGCCCTGATTCTGATTCCCTGGTATCTCTACCTGTACCGGGGCGACCGCGCGGTGCTGGCTGAAAATTACGCCGCCATGACGCGGTATATCGCCTATATGACCTCGATGGCCTCCGGGGATACCGTCGATTTCGGGCTCGGGGATTGGTGTCCTCCCGTTGGGGAGGCCAGTGACCACAAATGTCCCATCCGGGTCACGGATACGGCCTATTACTATGTGGATGTCAGCCGGGTGGCCATCATCGCCGGGTTGCTGGGCAAAAAGGCGGATGCCGCCCGTTACCGCAAGCTTGCGGTGAAAATCCGCAAGGCATTCCAGAAACACTTCCTTGATCGCGGCACAGGAATGGTTACCGGAAACACACAGACCTCCATGGCCTGCGCCTTATATCAGGATCTGGTCGATCCCGCCGATCAGCCGAACGTGTTGGCGGCGCTGGTGAGTGAAGTTGAGGCGAGCCACCGCCATATCGATTGCGGGATTCTGGGAACCAAATATCTGCTCCATATCCTGACGGACCTAGGCCGGGCTGATCTGGCGTATGCGATCGCCACGCAAACCGATTTCCCGAGCTGGGGCCATTGGTTCGAACAGGGCGCCACCACGCTCTGGGAGAACTGGAATGGACACGCCTCGCGGAACCACCACATGTTCAGCGATATCAGCGCGTGGTTCTACCGTGGACTGGCCGGTATCCGTCCGGATCCAGGGGAACCGGGTTTCAAGAATGTGATTATCCAGCCCGCCCCCGTGCCGGGTCTGGACTGGGTAAAGGCCTGGCACCAGTCGCCCTATGGACGTATTGAAAGCCGCTGGACGCAAGAGGCCGGAACCTTCCGGCTCGAGGTGACCATTCCTCCGAATAGTCACGGTGAGATCCATCTGCCAACCTCCTCGGTGGCGTCCGTCTGTATTGACGACCGTTCTCCGTCGGGTATCCCTGGAGTCGAGCCGGCTGGCCCCGACTCCCTGGGCCGGCCGGTTTTCAAGGTCCCCTCCGGCCATTACCGATTTTCTTGTGCCGTGCGAAGGTCTTGCTAA